In one window of Branchiostoma floridae strain S238N-H82 chromosome 14, Bfl_VNyyK, whole genome shotgun sequence DNA:
- the LOC118429922 gene encoding dynamin-like 120 kDa protein, mitochondrial isoform X5 — protein MLRLASGTFSPSCRYCVEKLTARHASQRLSQKPLLPANSRTASSLLQSTHLTRHNAQLFSQYSTLARPNLRNFITPTNRIVQSQQRNMSVLSKLRPLLKIRYWILGAGIGGGYSAKVTYESWKDKVPDMSWLGEYLPDADTVSKFIPNVDTDKYRKFLLKLKKSIPELPETPDMASLKGYLPDADKMKDWSPDVTMDDFSSVFNEDNSITTGVMTAMKVNAEGSEEESGRKMSDKERLQKIQEEFLQEQLKYQRQLERLEKENKELRKQIMLKGDKAVYKRRTKKSLIDMYSEVLDELSEYDSSYNTQDELPRVVVVGDQSAGKTSVLEMVAQARIFPRGAGEMMTRAPVKVTLSEGPHHIAMFKDSDREFDLTKESELEALRREVEIRMKASVRPGQTVSMETIAMSVKGPGLQRMVLVDLPGIISTETQGMASATKESIKMMCEHYMSNPNAIILCIQDGSVDAERSNVTDLVSQMDPQGKRTIFVLTKVDLAEKNITNPRRIKQILEGKLFPMKALGYFAVVTGRGNKDDSIDTIRGYEEEFFRNSQLFRSGVLKASQMTTQNLSFAVSDCFWKMVKASVEQQADTYKAARFNLETEWKNNYPSLRQLDRDELFEKGKGEILDEVMNLSQVTPKQWEEALWAKLWEQAAEHVIENIYLPAAQTESAGHFNTTVDIKLKQWADQQLPKKSVQVGWETLQEEFKCLMDRGRDAQNHDDIFDHLKEAVIKEATRKHRWQGEAANSLRVIQLNALEDRSIAEKSQWDSAIKFMESTLQDKLFETESKINQMSGPGWVGRWFKWQYQSQDQAKCAATKTELEKIVALDEKWPAYQAFETGSIRKHPPYLAMDETTTVRKNLEAQGVDVDNDFIKMTWHEVYRRHFLKQALVRANECRRGFYYYQRGITDTDLECHDIVLFWRIQKMLQCTSNALRQQIMNTEARRLEKEVKHMLENLGEDPQKKLGLLQGRRVTLAEELKKVRGIQEKLEEFIEALRKEK, from the exons ATGTTGCGCCTGGCTTCAGGGACCTTCAG TCCCAGCTGTAGGTACTGTGTAGAGAAGCTTACAGCACGACATGCATCCCAAAGATTATCTCAGAAGCCCCTCCTACCAGCAAACTCCAGAACTGCATCATCATTACTTCAGTCAACCCACCTGACCAGACATAATGCTCAACTCTTCAGTCAATACTCCACATTAGCAAGACCAAACTTGAGAAATTTCATCACTCCTACCAACCGTATTGTCCAATCGCAACAAAGAAACATGAGTGTGTTGAGTAAACTACGTCCGCTGTTGAAAATTCGCTACTGGATTCTTGGAGCAGGCATAGGAGGGGGATACAGTGCAAAAGTG ACTTACGAGTCATGGAAGGACAAGGTACCAGACATGAGTTGGCTGGGGGAGTACCTTCCTGATGCTGACACAGTCAGCAAGTTCATCCCTAATGTAGACACGGACAAGTATAGGAAATTCTTACTGAAACTGAAGAAATCCATACCAGAGCTTCCAGAAACCCCCGACATGGCCTCATTAAAGGGTTACCTGCCAGATGCGGATAAGATGAAGGATTGGTCACCTGATGTCACCATGGATGATTTCTCCTCTGTCTTTAACGAAG aCAACAGCATCACGACAGGTGTCATGACAGCCATGAAAGTCAATGCTGAGGGAAGTGAGGAGGAATCAGGGAGAAAG ATGTCAGATAAAGAAAGACTCCAGAAGATACAAGAGGAGTTTCTTCAAGAGCAG CTGAAATACCAGCGGCAGTTAGAACGTCTGGAAAAGGAGAACAAAGAGTTGAGAAAACAGATCATGTTGAAGGGGGATAAAGCAGTGTACAAGAGAAGAACAAAG AAATCCCTGATTGACATGTATTCAGAGGTGCTTGATGAACTGTCGGAGTACGACTCAAGCTACAACACGCAGGATGAGCTACCAAGG GTTGTTGTAGTGGGGGACCAGAGTGCAGGGAAGACCAGTGTGTTAGAGATGGTGGCACAGGCCAGGATCTTCCCCAGGGGGGCGGGGGAGATGATGACGAGGGCACCAGTCAAG GTAACCCTGAGTGAAGGTCCCCACCATATAGCCATGTTCAAGGACAGTGACAGGGAATTTGACCTCACCAAAGAATCAGAG CTGGAAGCTCTGCGGAGAGAAGTAGAAATCAGAATGAAAGCCAGCGTACGGCCGGGGCAGACTGTCAGTATGGAG ACAATCGCCATGAGTGTAAAAGGCCCAGGGTTACAGAGAATGGTGCTGGTAGATTTGCCTGGTATCATCAGT ACTGAAACCCAGGGAATGGCCTCTGCCACAAAAGAGTCCATAAAAATGATGTGTGAACACTACATGTCCAACCCTAATGCAATCATCCTTTGTATACAAG ATGGCTCCGTGGATGCAGAGAGGAGTAACGTGACTGACCTGGTCAGCCAGATGGACCCTCAGGGCAAACGGACCATCTTTGTGCTGACCAAAGTGGACCTGGCTGAGAAGAACATCACCAACCCACGCAGA ATAAAACAGATCCTTGAGGGGAAGCTGTTCCCCATGAAGGCCCTGGGGTATTTCGCCGTGGTAACGGGGCGGGGCAACAAGGATGACAGCATCGACACCATCAGGGGATACGAGGAGGAGTTCTTCCGCAATTCACAGCTCTTCAG GTCAGGTGTACTGAAGGCCAGTCAGATGACCACCCAGAATCTGAGCTTCGCTGTGTCCGACTGCTTCTGGAAGATGGTCAAGGCATCTGTGGAGCAGCAGGCTGACACATACAAAG ctgcCAGATTTAACCTGGAGACAGAGTGGAAGAACAACTACCCCAGCCTGCGCCAACTGGACAGGGACGAGCTGTTTGAGAAGGGCAAGGGGGAGATCCTGGACGAGGTCATGAACCTGAGCCAGGTCACACCCAAACAGTG GGAGGAAGCTCTGTGGGCTAAGCTGTGGGAGCAGGCTGCTGAGCATGTCATTGAGAACATCTACCTCCCGGCAGCTCAGACAGAAAGTGCAGGTCACTTCAACACCACTGTCGACATCAAGCTCAAACAGTGGGCAGACCAGCAGTTGCCTAAGAAGAGTGTGCAG GTTGGTTGGGAGACCTTACAGGAGGAGTTTAAGTGTCTGATGGACCGCGGGAGAGATGCCCAGAACCATGACGACATCTTTGACCACCTGAAGGAAGCCGTCATCAAGGAGGCCACCAGGAAACACAGGTGGCAGGGAGAAGCTGCCAACAGTCTG AGAGTGATCCAGTTGAATGCACTCGAGGACAGATCCATAGCAGAGAAATCACAGTGGGATTCAGCAATCAAGTTCATGGAGTCAACTTTACAGGACAAACTGTTTGAAA CGGAGTCCAAGATAAACCAGATGTCTGGGCCAGGCTGGGTGGGTCGATGGTTCAAATGGCAGTACCAGTCTCAGGATCAG GCAAAATGTGCAGCCACCAAGACTGAACTAGAGAAGATTGTTGCGCTAGACGAG AAATGGCCGGCTTACCAGGCCTTTGAGACTGGGTCTATCAGG AAACACCCACCTTACCTGGCCATGGATGAGACGACGACCGTCAGGAAAAACTTGGAGGCACAGGGGGTCGATGTGGACAACGACTTT ATAAAGATGACGTGGCACGAAGTGTACCGGAGACATTTCCTGAAGCAGGCGCTGGTTCGAGCCAACGAATGTCGGCGAGGATTCTACTACTACCAGCGGGGCATCACTGACACTGAT CTGGAGTGCCATGACATTGTCCTGTTCTGGAGAATACAGAAGATGTTACAGTGTACCAGTAATGCACTCCGACAACAGATCATGAACACTGAAG CCCGTAGACTAGAGAAGGAAGTGAAGCACATGTTAGAGAACCTCGGCGAGGATCCACAGAAGAAACTGGGCCTGCTACAAGGGAGGAGGGTTACACTAGCTGAGGAACTca AGAAAGTTCGGGGAATTCAAGAGAAGTTGGAAGAATTCATCGAAGCCCTCAGGAAAGAAAAGTGA
- the LOC118429922 gene encoding dynamin-like 120 kDa protein, mitochondrial isoform X2, which translates to MLRLASGTFSPSCRYCVEKLTARHASQRLSQKPLLPANSRTASSLLQSTHLTRHNAQLFSQYSTLARPNLRNFITPTNRIVQSQQRNMSVLSKLRPLLKIRYWILGAGIGGGYSAKVTYESWKDKVPDMSWLGEYLPDADTVSKFIPNVDTDKYRKFLLKLKKSIPELPETPDMASLKGYLPDADKMKDWSPDVTMDDFSSVFNEGVATVTDIFSEVKRSPIPLGSVPFIDNSITTGVMTAMKVNAEGSEEESGRKMSDKERLQKIQEEFLQEQLKYQRQLERLEKENKELRKQIMLKGDKAVYKRRTKKSLIDMYSEVLDELSEYDSSYNTQDELPRVVVVGDQSAGKTSVLEMVAQARIFPRGAGEMMTRAPVKVTLSEGPHHIAMFKDSDREFDLTKESELEALRREVEIRMKASVRPGQTVSMETIAMSVKGPGLQRMVLVDLPGIISTETQGMASATKESIKMMCEHYMSNPNAIILCIQDGSVDAERSNVTDLVSQMDPQGKRTIFVLTKVDLAEKNITNPRRIKQILEGKLFPMKALGYFAVVTGRGNKDDSIDTIRGYEEEFFRNSQLFRSGVLKASQMTTQNLSFAVSDCFWKMVKASVEQQADTYKAARFNLETEWKNNYPSLRQLDRDELFEKGKGEILDEVMNLSQVTPKQWEEALWAKLWEQAAEHVIENIYLPAAQTESAGHFNTTVDIKLKQWADQQLPKKSVQVGWETLQEEFKCLMDRGRDAQNHDDIFDHLKEAVIKEATRKHRWQGEAANSLRVIQLNALEDRSIAEKSQWDSAIKFMESTLQDKLFETESKINQMSGPGWVGRWFKWQYQSQDQAKCAATKTELEKIVALDEKWPAYQAFETGSIRKHPPYLAMDETTTVRKNLEAQGVDVDNDFIKMTWHEVYRRHFLKQALVRANECRRGFYYYQRGITDTDLECHDIVLFWRIQKMLQCTSNALRQQIMNTEARRLEKEVKHMLENLGEDPQKKLGLLQGRRVTLAEELKKVRGIQEKLEEFIEALRKEK; encoded by the exons ATGTTGCGCCTGGCTTCAGGGACCTTCAG TCCCAGCTGTAGGTACTGTGTAGAGAAGCTTACAGCACGACATGCATCCCAAAGATTATCTCAGAAGCCCCTCCTACCAGCAAACTCCAGAACTGCATCATCATTACTTCAGTCAACCCACCTGACCAGACATAATGCTCAACTCTTCAGTCAATACTCCACATTAGCAAGACCAAACTTGAGAAATTTCATCACTCCTACCAACCGTATTGTCCAATCGCAACAAAGAAACATGAGTGTGTTGAGTAAACTACGTCCGCTGTTGAAAATTCGCTACTGGATTCTTGGAGCAGGCATAGGAGGGGGATACAGTGCAAAAGTG ACTTACGAGTCATGGAAGGACAAGGTACCAGACATGAGTTGGCTGGGGGAGTACCTTCCTGATGCTGACACAGTCAGCAAGTTCATCCCTAATGTAGACACGGACAAGTATAGGAAATTCTTACTGAAACTGAAGAAATCCATACCAGAGCTTCCAGAAACCCCCGACATGGCCTCATTAAAGGGTTACCTGCCAGATGCGGATAAGATGAAGGATTGGTCACCTGATGTCACCATGGATGATTTCTCCTCTGTCTTTAACGAAG GAGTTGCCACTGTGACAGATATATTCAGCGAAGTCAAACGCAGCCCAATTCCTCTTGGCTCAGTCCCTTTCATAG aCAACAGCATCACGACAGGTGTCATGACAGCCATGAAAGTCAATGCTGAGGGAAGTGAGGAGGAATCAGGGAGAAAG ATGTCAGATAAAGAAAGACTCCAGAAGATACAAGAGGAGTTTCTTCAAGAGCAG CTGAAATACCAGCGGCAGTTAGAACGTCTGGAAAAGGAGAACAAAGAGTTGAGAAAACAGATCATGTTGAAGGGGGATAAAGCAGTGTACAAGAGAAGAACAAAG AAATCCCTGATTGACATGTATTCAGAGGTGCTTGATGAACTGTCGGAGTACGACTCAAGCTACAACACGCAGGATGAGCTACCAAGG GTTGTTGTAGTGGGGGACCAGAGTGCAGGGAAGACCAGTGTGTTAGAGATGGTGGCACAGGCCAGGATCTTCCCCAGGGGGGCGGGGGAGATGATGACGAGGGCACCAGTCAAG GTAACCCTGAGTGAAGGTCCCCACCATATAGCCATGTTCAAGGACAGTGACAGGGAATTTGACCTCACCAAAGAATCAGAG CTGGAAGCTCTGCGGAGAGAAGTAGAAATCAGAATGAAAGCCAGCGTACGGCCGGGGCAGACTGTCAGTATGGAG ACAATCGCCATGAGTGTAAAAGGCCCAGGGTTACAGAGAATGGTGCTGGTAGATTTGCCTGGTATCATCAGT ACTGAAACCCAGGGAATGGCCTCTGCCACAAAAGAGTCCATAAAAATGATGTGTGAACACTACATGTCCAACCCTAATGCAATCATCCTTTGTATACAAG ATGGCTCCGTGGATGCAGAGAGGAGTAACGTGACTGACCTGGTCAGCCAGATGGACCCTCAGGGCAAACGGACCATCTTTGTGCTGACCAAAGTGGACCTGGCTGAGAAGAACATCACCAACCCACGCAGA ATAAAACAGATCCTTGAGGGGAAGCTGTTCCCCATGAAGGCCCTGGGGTATTTCGCCGTGGTAACGGGGCGGGGCAACAAGGATGACAGCATCGACACCATCAGGGGATACGAGGAGGAGTTCTTCCGCAATTCACAGCTCTTCAG GTCAGGTGTACTGAAGGCCAGTCAGATGACCACCCAGAATCTGAGCTTCGCTGTGTCCGACTGCTTCTGGAAGATGGTCAAGGCATCTGTGGAGCAGCAGGCTGACACATACAAAG ctgcCAGATTTAACCTGGAGACAGAGTGGAAGAACAACTACCCCAGCCTGCGCCAACTGGACAGGGACGAGCTGTTTGAGAAGGGCAAGGGGGAGATCCTGGACGAGGTCATGAACCTGAGCCAGGTCACACCCAAACAGTG GGAGGAAGCTCTGTGGGCTAAGCTGTGGGAGCAGGCTGCTGAGCATGTCATTGAGAACATCTACCTCCCGGCAGCTCAGACAGAAAGTGCAGGTCACTTCAACACCACTGTCGACATCAAGCTCAAACAGTGGGCAGACCAGCAGTTGCCTAAGAAGAGTGTGCAG GTTGGTTGGGAGACCTTACAGGAGGAGTTTAAGTGTCTGATGGACCGCGGGAGAGATGCCCAGAACCATGACGACATCTTTGACCACCTGAAGGAAGCCGTCATCAAGGAGGCCACCAGGAAACACAGGTGGCAGGGAGAAGCTGCCAACAGTCTG AGAGTGATCCAGTTGAATGCACTCGAGGACAGATCCATAGCAGAGAAATCACAGTGGGATTCAGCAATCAAGTTCATGGAGTCAACTTTACAGGACAAACTGTTTGAAA CGGAGTCCAAGATAAACCAGATGTCTGGGCCAGGCTGGGTGGGTCGATGGTTCAAATGGCAGTACCAGTCTCAGGATCAG GCAAAATGTGCAGCCACCAAGACTGAACTAGAGAAGATTGTTGCGCTAGACGAG AAATGGCCGGCTTACCAGGCCTTTGAGACTGGGTCTATCAGG AAACACCCACCTTACCTGGCCATGGATGAGACGACGACCGTCAGGAAAAACTTGGAGGCACAGGGGGTCGATGTGGACAACGACTTT ATAAAGATGACGTGGCACGAAGTGTACCGGAGACATTTCCTGAAGCAGGCGCTGGTTCGAGCCAACGAATGTCGGCGAGGATTCTACTACTACCAGCGGGGCATCACTGACACTGAT CTGGAGTGCCATGACATTGTCCTGTTCTGGAGAATACAGAAGATGTTACAGTGTACCAGTAATGCACTCCGACAACAGATCATGAACACTGAAG CCCGTAGACTAGAGAAGGAAGTGAAGCACATGTTAGAGAACCTCGGCGAGGATCCACAGAAGAAACTGGGCCTGCTACAAGGGAGGAGGGTTACACTAGCTGAGGAACTca AGAAAGTTCGGGGAATTCAAGAGAAGTTGGAAGAATTCATCGAAGCCCTCAGGAAAGAAAAGTGA
- the LOC118429922 gene encoding dynamin-like 120 kDa protein, mitochondrial isoform X4 — MLRLASGTFSPSCRYCVEKLTARHASQRLSQKPLLPANSRTASSLLQSTHLTRHNAQLFSQYSTLARPNLRNFITPTNRIVQSQQRNMSVLSKLRPLLKIRYWILGAGIGGGYSAKVTYESWKDKVPDMSWLGEYLPDADTVSKFIPNVDTDKYRKFLLKLKKSIPELPETPDMASLKGYLPDADKMKDWSPDVTMDDFSSVFNEEKGVATVTDIFSEVKRSPIPLGSVPFIDNSITTGVMTAMKVNAEGSEEESGRKMSDKERLQKIQEEFLQEQLKYQRQLERLEKENKELRKQIMLKGDKAVYKRRTKKSLIDMYSEVLDELSEYDSSYNTQDELPRVVVVGDQSAGKTSVLEMVAQARIFPRGAGEMMTRAPVKVTLSEGPHHIAMFKDSDREFDLTKESELEALRREVEIRMKASVRPGQTVSMETIAMSVKGPGLQRMVLVDLPGIISTETQGMASATKESIKMMCEHYMSNPNAIILCIQDGSVDAERSNVTDLVSQMDPQGKRTIFVLTKVDLAEKNITNPRRIKQILEGKLFPMKALGYFAVVTGRGNKDDSIDTIRGYEEEFFRNSQLFRSGVLKASQMTTQNLSFAVSDCFWKMVKASVEQQADTYKAARFNLETEWKNNYPSLRQLDRDELFEKGKGEILDEVMNLSQVTPKQWEEALWAKLWEQAAEHVIENIYLPAAQTESAGHFNTTVDIKLKQWADQQLPKKSVQVGWETLQEEFKCLMDRGRDAQNHDDIFDHLKEAVIKEATRKHRWQGEAANSLRVIQLNALEDRSIAEKSQWDSAIKFMESTLQDKLFETESKINQMSGPGWVGRWFKWQYQSQDQAKCAATKTELEKIVALDEKHPPYLAMDETTTVRKNLEAQGVDVDNDFIKMTWHEVYRRHFLKQALVRANECRRGFYYYQRGITDTDLECHDIVLFWRIQKMLQCTSNALRQQIMNTEARRLEKEVKHMLENLGEDPQKKLGLLQGRRVTLAEELKKVRGIQEKLEEFIEALRKEK, encoded by the exons ATGTTGCGCCTGGCTTCAGGGACCTTCAG TCCCAGCTGTAGGTACTGTGTAGAGAAGCTTACAGCACGACATGCATCCCAAAGATTATCTCAGAAGCCCCTCCTACCAGCAAACTCCAGAACTGCATCATCATTACTTCAGTCAACCCACCTGACCAGACATAATGCTCAACTCTTCAGTCAATACTCCACATTAGCAAGACCAAACTTGAGAAATTTCATCACTCCTACCAACCGTATTGTCCAATCGCAACAAAGAAACATGAGTGTGTTGAGTAAACTACGTCCGCTGTTGAAAATTCGCTACTGGATTCTTGGAGCAGGCATAGGAGGGGGATACAGTGCAAAAGTG ACTTACGAGTCATGGAAGGACAAGGTACCAGACATGAGTTGGCTGGGGGAGTACCTTCCTGATGCTGACACAGTCAGCAAGTTCATCCCTAATGTAGACACGGACAAGTATAGGAAATTCTTACTGAAACTGAAGAAATCCATACCAGAGCTTCCAGAAACCCCCGACATGGCCTCATTAAAGGGTTACCTGCCAGATGCGGATAAGATGAAGGATTGGTCACCTGATGTCACCATGGATGATTTCTCCTCTGTCTTTAACGAAG AAAAAG GAGTTGCCACTGTGACAGATATATTCAGCGAAGTCAAACGCAGCCCAATTCCTCTTGGCTCAGTCCCTTTCATAG aCAACAGCATCACGACAGGTGTCATGACAGCCATGAAAGTCAATGCTGAGGGAAGTGAGGAGGAATCAGGGAGAAAG ATGTCAGATAAAGAAAGACTCCAGAAGATACAAGAGGAGTTTCTTCAAGAGCAG CTGAAATACCAGCGGCAGTTAGAACGTCTGGAAAAGGAGAACAAAGAGTTGAGAAAACAGATCATGTTGAAGGGGGATAAAGCAGTGTACAAGAGAAGAACAAAG AAATCCCTGATTGACATGTATTCAGAGGTGCTTGATGAACTGTCGGAGTACGACTCAAGCTACAACACGCAGGATGAGCTACCAAGG GTTGTTGTAGTGGGGGACCAGAGTGCAGGGAAGACCAGTGTGTTAGAGATGGTGGCACAGGCCAGGATCTTCCCCAGGGGGGCGGGGGAGATGATGACGAGGGCACCAGTCAAG GTAACCCTGAGTGAAGGTCCCCACCATATAGCCATGTTCAAGGACAGTGACAGGGAATTTGACCTCACCAAAGAATCAGAG CTGGAAGCTCTGCGGAGAGAAGTAGAAATCAGAATGAAAGCCAGCGTACGGCCGGGGCAGACTGTCAGTATGGAG ACAATCGCCATGAGTGTAAAAGGCCCAGGGTTACAGAGAATGGTGCTGGTAGATTTGCCTGGTATCATCAGT ACTGAAACCCAGGGAATGGCCTCTGCCACAAAAGAGTCCATAAAAATGATGTGTGAACACTACATGTCCAACCCTAATGCAATCATCCTTTGTATACAAG ATGGCTCCGTGGATGCAGAGAGGAGTAACGTGACTGACCTGGTCAGCCAGATGGACCCTCAGGGCAAACGGACCATCTTTGTGCTGACCAAAGTGGACCTGGCTGAGAAGAACATCACCAACCCACGCAGA ATAAAACAGATCCTTGAGGGGAAGCTGTTCCCCATGAAGGCCCTGGGGTATTTCGCCGTGGTAACGGGGCGGGGCAACAAGGATGACAGCATCGACACCATCAGGGGATACGAGGAGGAGTTCTTCCGCAATTCACAGCTCTTCAG GTCAGGTGTACTGAAGGCCAGTCAGATGACCACCCAGAATCTGAGCTTCGCTGTGTCCGACTGCTTCTGGAAGATGGTCAAGGCATCTGTGGAGCAGCAGGCTGACACATACAAAG ctgcCAGATTTAACCTGGAGACAGAGTGGAAGAACAACTACCCCAGCCTGCGCCAACTGGACAGGGACGAGCTGTTTGAGAAGGGCAAGGGGGAGATCCTGGACGAGGTCATGAACCTGAGCCAGGTCACACCCAAACAGTG GGAGGAAGCTCTGTGGGCTAAGCTGTGGGAGCAGGCTGCTGAGCATGTCATTGAGAACATCTACCTCCCGGCAGCTCAGACAGAAAGTGCAGGTCACTTCAACACCACTGTCGACATCAAGCTCAAACAGTGGGCAGACCAGCAGTTGCCTAAGAAGAGTGTGCAG GTTGGTTGGGAGACCTTACAGGAGGAGTTTAAGTGTCTGATGGACCGCGGGAGAGATGCCCAGAACCATGACGACATCTTTGACCACCTGAAGGAAGCCGTCATCAAGGAGGCCACCAGGAAACACAGGTGGCAGGGAGAAGCTGCCAACAGTCTG AGAGTGATCCAGTTGAATGCACTCGAGGACAGATCCATAGCAGAGAAATCACAGTGGGATTCAGCAATCAAGTTCATGGAGTCAACTTTACAGGACAAACTGTTTGAAA CGGAGTCCAAGATAAACCAGATGTCTGGGCCAGGCTGGGTGGGTCGATGGTTCAAATGGCAGTACCAGTCTCAGGATCAG GCAAAATGTGCAGCCACCAAGACTGAACTAGAGAAGATTGTTGCGCTAGACGAG AAACACCCACCTTACCTGGCCATGGATGAGACGACGACCGTCAGGAAAAACTTGGAGGCACAGGGGGTCGATGTGGACAACGACTTT ATAAAGATGACGTGGCACGAAGTGTACCGGAGACATTTCCTGAAGCAGGCGCTGGTTCGAGCCAACGAATGTCGGCGAGGATTCTACTACTACCAGCGGGGCATCACTGACACTGAT CTGGAGTGCCATGACATTGTCCTGTTCTGGAGAATACAGAAGATGTTACAGTGTACCAGTAATGCACTCCGACAACAGATCATGAACACTGAAG CCCGTAGACTAGAGAAGGAAGTGAAGCACATGTTAGAGAACCTCGGCGAGGATCCACAGAAGAAACTGGGCCTGCTACAAGGGAGGAGGGTTACACTAGCTGAGGAACTca AGAAAGTTCGGGGAATTCAAGAGAAGTTGGAAGAATTCATCGAAGCCCTCAGGAAAGAAAAGTGA